One genomic segment of Pandoraea sputorum includes these proteins:
- a CDS encoding SDR family NAD(P)-dependent oxidoreductase, whose translation MNAFTQIHQPGTALITGASSGIGAIYADRLARRGHDLILVARNTTRLLEAAQRLHVETGRRVDILSADLSTREGQALVEARLREDTRIDTLVNNAGFGAVAPLLQADVDHLTDMIEVNVTALTRLTYAAVPGFVARGRGTVINIASIVAIAPELLNDVYGGSKAFVLAFSQSLQHQLADTGVRVQAVLPGATITEFWDVAGKSHQELPQEWLMTSDDLVDAALAGLDQGETITIPPLQDGDEWSAYDTLRRKMSQGLSNASPGKRYGLKAVANAA comes from the coding sequence ATGAACGCATTCACTCAAATCCATCAGCCGGGCACCGCATTGATTACGGGTGCCTCCTCGGGCATCGGCGCGATTTACGCCGACCGCCTCGCCCGTCGCGGCCACGACCTCATTCTTGTCGCCCGCAATACGACACGCCTGCTCGAAGCAGCCCAGCGTCTTCACGTCGAGACCGGCCGTCGGGTCGATATCCTGAGCGCGGATCTCTCCACGCGTGAAGGCCAGGCGCTCGTCGAAGCGCGTCTGCGTGAAGACACTCGCATCGACACCCTCGTGAACAACGCAGGCTTCGGCGCGGTCGCACCGCTGCTGCAAGCGGACGTCGATCACCTGACCGACATGATCGAAGTCAACGTGACCGCGCTTACCCGCCTGACGTACGCGGCGGTGCCGGGATTCGTGGCACGCGGGCGCGGCACCGTCATCAACATCGCATCCATCGTCGCGATCGCACCGGAATTGCTCAACGACGTGTACGGCGGCTCGAAGGCGTTCGTGCTTGCGTTCTCGCAATCACTCCAGCATCAGCTCGCCGATACGGGCGTGCGTGTGCAAGCCGTATTGCCGGGTGCCACGATCACGGAGTTCTGGGATGTCGCAGGCAAGTCGCATCAGGAATTGCCGCAAGAATGGCTGATGACGTCCGACGATCTCGTGGACGCGGCGCTGGCCGGACTCGATCAGGGCGAAACCATCACCATCCCGCCGTTGCAGGATGGCGACGAATGGAGCGCGTACGACACCCTGCGTCGCAAGATGTCGCAAGGACTGAGCAACGCCTCGCCGGGCAAGCGTTACGGATTGAAGGCGGTCGCCAACGCGGCCTGA
- a CDS encoding GlxA family transcriptional regulator — MTKRIALVVYPGFQMMSLASMSVFEIANFGRDAPLYEVQTLSVEGGLVRDSAGIAVATEPMERHRYDTVLVAGATYVVPTEPDLVEALRRLAPKVRRIGSICSGAFVLADAGLLNGRRATTHWGQATALQQQHPDVIVEDDRIYVNDGSIWTSAGMTAGIDLALALVEADYGSDVARDTSRLLVVHYRRTGGQSQFSTLSTLEPSSDRVRAALAYAREHLREPLSVEQLAAQVHWSARHFSREFTLQTGLTPAKAIEKLRLEAAQALLEAGEASIARVAIVTGFGDEERMRRAFVRTLGKPPQALLREARERMRA, encoded by the coding sequence ATGACGAAACGAATTGCGTTGGTGGTCTATCCCGGCTTTCAGATGATGTCGCTGGCCTCGATGTCAGTGTTCGAGATCGCGAACTTCGGGCGCGACGCACCGCTGTACGAAGTGCAGACTCTCTCGGTCGAAGGCGGGCTGGTGCGAGACTCTGCCGGGATTGCGGTGGCAACGGAGCCTATGGAGAGGCATCGTTACGACACGGTGCTGGTGGCGGGCGCGACGTACGTGGTGCCGACCGAGCCGGATCTCGTCGAGGCTTTACGGCGGCTCGCGCCGAAGGTGCGACGCATCGGGAGCATCTGCTCGGGGGCGTTCGTGCTGGCCGATGCCGGGCTGCTGAACGGAAGGCGCGCCACGACACATTGGGGGCAGGCGACGGCGTTACAGCAGCAACACCCGGATGTGATCGTCGAAGACGACAGGATCTACGTCAACGATGGGTCGATTTGGACATCGGCAGGCATGACGGCCGGTATCGATCTGGCACTGGCGCTGGTCGAAGCCGATTACGGCAGCGATGTCGCTCGCGATACGTCTCGCTTGCTGGTCGTGCACTATCGGCGCACCGGTGGCCAGTCGCAGTTCTCCACGCTGTCTACGCTCGAACCCAGCTCCGACCGGGTGCGCGCAGCGCTCGCCTACGCGCGCGAGCATTTGCGAGAACCGCTATCGGTGGAGCAACTCGCGGCACAGGTGCATTGGAGTGCTCGCCATTTCAGTCGTGAATTCACGTTGCAGACCGGGCTGACGCCCGCGAAGGCCATTGAGAAGTTGCGTCTTGAAGCGGCGCAGGCGTTGCTCGAAGCGGGCGAGGCGTCGATTGCGCGGGTTGCGATCGTGACCGGTTTCGGCGATGAGGAGCGTATGCGCCGTGCGTTCGTCCGTACGCTCGGCAAGCCGCCGCAGGCTCTGTTGCGCGAGGCGCGCGAACGCATGCGCGCATAG
- a CDS encoding LysR family transcriptional regulator, with the protein MTTTDNSIERFFRSGLKLGHLRMLVTLGELRQVTRVAAAFHVTQPAISKQIGEIEEALGAPVVRRVGNAVELTGIGRVLVERGREILRQIELARRDVSALTTGTAGHVRFGAVVTIPQPLIAHAVELFTRRAPNASFSFVEATLDRLLKMMDEGNLDLALGRNRVTGHLAVMRNESLHHEPFVFVVGTQHPLGAAEAAVSWRDLQDVRWITPMRGSPAFTTMAEILAEHGVTLQRPAIESSSLALNLSLLRGGGFVSILPLSLARRYAQRGTMRVLPLPPLGPLGDAILYWREDTTTPASQLFAACLRESSAELIDAN; encoded by the coding sequence ATGACAACGACCGATAACTCGATTGAGCGCTTTTTCCGCAGTGGCCTGAAGCTAGGCCATCTGCGCATGCTGGTGACGCTGGGCGAACTGCGTCAGGTCACGCGCGTGGCGGCGGCATTTCACGTCACGCAGCCCGCCATTTCCAAGCAGATCGGGGAGATCGAAGAGGCGCTCGGCGCGCCGGTGGTGCGGCGGGTGGGCAATGCGGTGGAGCTGACCGGCATCGGACGCGTGCTCGTGGAGCGTGGACGTGAAATCCTGCGGCAGATCGAACTGGCGCGCCGCGACGTGAGCGCGTTGACCACGGGGACTGCCGGGCATGTGCGCTTCGGTGCAGTGGTGACGATTCCCCAGCCGCTGATCGCGCATGCGGTCGAGCTGTTCACGCGGCGTGCGCCGAATGCGTCGTTCTCGTTCGTGGAGGCCACGCTGGACCGTTTGCTCAAGATGATGGACGAGGGCAATCTCGATCTGGCGCTCGGGCGCAATCGCGTGACCGGCCACCTGGCGGTGATGCGTAACGAGTCGCTGCATCACGAGCCGTTCGTGTTCGTCGTCGGCACGCAGCATCCACTGGGAGCGGCAGAGGCTGCCGTCTCATGGCGGGATTTGCAGGACGTGCGATGGATCACGCCGATGCGTGGCTCGCCCGCCTTCACCACGATGGCGGAGATTCTGGCTGAGCACGGGGTGACGTTGCAGCGTCCCGCCATCGAGTCGAGTTCGCTTGCGCTGAATCTGTCGCTGCTGCGCGGCGGCGGGTTCGTCTCGATCCTGCCGCTCTCGCTTGCGCGACGCTACGCCCAGCGCGGGACCATGCGCGTGCTGCCGCTGCCGCCGTTAGGGCCGCTGGGCGACGCGATTCTGTATTGGCGCGAAGACACGACAACGCCCGCGTCGCAACTGTTTGCGGCGTGCCTGCGCGAATCGTCGGCGGAGTTGATCGACGCGAACTGA